From Coriobacteriaceae bacterium, a single genomic window includes:
- a CDS encoding DEAD/DEAH box helicase family protein: MSKPLHQYALFGTAQFKYDQTIAHTSDPHRQIVICNNGSDVRYATLEEWEEAGALFDERARIEGIVTSASPARDKLELFRSLFTGRKDVYAHGYRRKDGGIGYTPACANEWKPEICPKAAHQRVKCAECGNRIFPELSDAAIIAHFKGKDDRFRDVLGQYVLDRNCNTRVLVIDFDKADWKEATNAVRLVAKRRGINAAVERSRSGNGAHIWFFFLEPISAKAAREFGSCLITEAAALNKTITFEAFDRMLPAQVTIPDGGFGNLIALPFQGKAQREGNSVFVDEQFEPFPDQWLYLSQVQLIPRSTVQNLIETTGDNPHGLATVTVANKTKRYAQTPRKRLPLTSRDFPSSLPVTQADMLYIPEKSLSPAAQMEIRGLATFANPEFFRAQSMHQSVFGKPRLIDLSELRGGCVAIPRGCKAQLERLLQETGVSVHYSDERKSDNQIVMTFKGALRPEQQIAADQMLIYEDGIMSAPTGFGKTVTGAYLIAAIGLPTLVIVPKTALITQWKSQLERFVDITDNREPVRTPKGRISKKQPPLIGQIGGGKTAVSGLIDVASFQSLSGKDRQTREPIVKDLVRNYGLIICDECHHAAAPQLELVLKSAPAKYVYGLSATPERSDGLTRALSMLCGPLRYVIDPKTQAIQQGIQRIVRPRFTGIRLPAYEPGASFNQILDLLCAHTARNELIVDDALEAASSGRHPLVLSKRKKHAEELFRLLKDRGHEPILLTGEIDAKERKAILNSLPCFEHEHRIIVATESLLGEGFDLSYLDTLLIATPISWDGSITQQAGRLHRSHEGKRRVEIYDYVDLSIPMLARMYQKRLKTYAKLGYEVYVAKDASQAEANILIDSSHFLETLNKDIVNATKNVFIAAPYASSACLTKLKDSLTSSMTRGISIEIIVASTPRDDAKAVFAEMGIDYSVKTEGRLCAAVIDEETVWYGTIPLLAFPKNEDCSIRFKSSEVAAELLDEIQRRGEPKAASTSGTSPSLAVK, translated from the coding sequence ATGTCCAAGCCTTTACATCAATACGCCCTCTTTGGGACCGCACAATTTAAATACGATCAGACGATCGCGCACACCTCGGACCCACACCGACAAATCGTCATTTGCAACAACGGTTCAGACGTACGCTACGCCACACTTGAAGAGTGGGAAGAAGCTGGCGCTTTGTTCGATGAACGAGCGCGAATCGAGGGCATCGTCACCAGCGCGAGCCCAGCACGTGACAAACTCGAGCTCTTTCGCAGTCTCTTTACCGGACGTAAAGATGTTTACGCTCATGGATATCGCAGAAAAGACGGAGGTATCGGCTATACGCCCGCTTGCGCAAACGAGTGGAAGCCGGAAATTTGCCCCAAAGCAGCCCATCAAAGAGTCAAATGCGCAGAATGCGGCAATCGCATCTTCCCCGAATTAAGCGATGCCGCAATCATTGCTCACTTTAAAGGCAAGGACGACCGATTCCGCGATGTCCTTGGGCAATATGTGCTCGACAGGAACTGCAACACGAGAGTTCTCGTCATCGATTTTGACAAAGCGGACTGGAAAGAGGCAACAAATGCCGTACGGCTTGTTGCAAAACGACGGGGCATTAACGCCGCCGTTGAGCGCTCAAGATCCGGCAACGGCGCACACATCTGGTTTTTCTTTCTCGAGCCAATCAGTGCAAAGGCCGCCAGAGAGTTTGGAAGTTGCCTCATAACCGAAGCTGCGGCGCTCAATAAAACAATCACGTTCGAGGCCTTTGATCGAATGCTACCCGCTCAGGTCACTATCCCCGATGGAGGCTTTGGAAACCTCATCGCACTTCCCTTTCAAGGCAAGGCACAACGTGAAGGAAACAGCGTATTTGTAGACGAACAATTCGAGCCCTTTCCCGACCAATGGCTTTATCTGTCGCAAGTCCAGCTGATTCCGCGCTCGACAGTGCAAAATCTGATCGAAACCACTGGGGACAACCCACACGGGCTAGCAACAGTTACGGTGGCAAACAAGACCAAACGGTATGCCCAAACGCCCCGCAAACGGCTACCGCTCACATCGCGGGACTTTCCTTCATCGCTGCCCGTCACACAAGCCGATATGCTGTACATCCCCGAGAAGTCTCTGAGTCCAGCGGCTCAAATGGAAATCCGCGGGCTCGCAACATTCGCCAACCCGGAATTCTTCCGCGCGCAATCTATGCATCAATCAGTATTCGGTAAACCGCGGCTCATAGACCTCAGCGAGCTTAGAGGCGGCTGCGTCGCGATTCCCAGAGGCTGCAAAGCTCAACTTGAGCGACTGCTCCAAGAAACCGGCGTCTCTGTCCACTATTCAGACGAACGCAAATCTGACAATCAAATTGTGATGACATTTAAAGGCGCCCTTCGCCCTGAGCAGCAAATCGCCGCTGATCAGATGCTCATATACGAAGACGGAATCATGTCCGCTCCGACAGGCTTCGGTAAAACCGTCACCGGAGCTTACCTTATTGCCGCCATTGGTCTTCCAACGCTCGTCATCGTTCCCAAGACCGCGCTCATAACCCAATGGAAATCCCAGCTCGAGCGATTTGTCGACATTACGGACAACAGGGAGCCCGTCCGAACCCCAAAAGGACGAATCAGCAAAAAGCAGCCTCCGCTCATCGGGCAAATTGGAGGAGGCAAGACCGCCGTAAGTGGCCTCATCGACGTCGCTTCATTTCAATCGCTGTCTGGCAAAGACCGCCAAACCAGAGAGCCAATAGTTAAGGACCTTGTTCGCAATTACGGCCTCATTATCTGCGACGAATGTCACCATGCCGCCGCGCCGCAGCTCGAGCTTGTTCTCAAGTCTGCCCCGGCCAAATACGTATACGGCCTTTCCGCAACGCCCGAGCGCTCCGACGGTCTTACGCGGGCACTCTCCATGCTCTGCGGCCCGCTTCGCTATGTCATCGATCCAAAAACGCAAGCGATCCAGCAGGGCATCCAGCGCATCGTACGGCCTCGTTTTACCGGAATTCGACTACCGGCCTACGAGCCCGGTGCAAGCTTCAATCAGATTCTCGACCTTCTGTGCGCGCATACGGCAAGAAATGAATTGATTGTCGACGACGCCCTCGAAGCCGCATCAAGCGGTCGACATCCACTTGTGCTTTCAAAAAGGAAAAAGCATGCCGAGGAGCTGTTCAGGCTGCTTAAAGACCGAGGACACGAACCCATTCTCCTGACCGGGGAAATCGACGCCAAAGAAAGAAAAGCGATACTGAACAGTCTTCCCTGCTTCGAACACGAACATCGAATCATCGTCGCCACCGAAAGCCTTCTGGGCGAGGGCTTCGATCTGTCCTACCTTGACACTCTCCTCATTGCCACGCCGATATCGTGGGACGGCAGCATCACGCAGCAGGCGGGCAGACTGCATAGAAGTCACGAGGGCAAGCGGCGGGTTGAGATATACGACTACGTTGACCTGTCGATACCCATGCTCGCCCGAATGTACCAGAAAAGACTCAAGACCTACGCCAAGCTCGGGTACGAGGTTTATGTAGCGAAAGACGCCAGCCAAGCCGAGGCAAACATTCTAATTGACTCTTCGCATTTCCTTGAGACCCTAAACAAAGATATCGTCAATGCCACGAAGAACGTTTTCATCGCCGCCCCCTATGCATCTTCCGCATGCCTTACGAAACTCAAGGATTCACTCACCAGCTCCATGACTCGAGGAATTAGCATTGAGATAATCGTTGCCTCAACTCCGCGCGATGACGCGAAGGCGGTCTTTGCCGAAATGGGCATCGACTATTCCGTCAAAACTGAAGGGCGTTTGTGCGCGGCAGTGATTGACGAGGAAACCGTCTGGTACGGAACCATTCCATTACTGGCTTTTCCCAAGAATGAGGATTGCAGCATTCGTTTCAAAAGCAGCGAAGTTGCCGCCGAGCTTTTGGACGAAATCCAGCGAAGAGGAGAACCGAAAGCTGCATCAACAAGCGGGACATCCCCATCACTTGCGGTGAAATAG
- a CDS encoding type II toxin-antitoxin system YafQ family toxin, with translation MFEIKVEAQFKADYKRTMRIHPQLKTEFKAAVAELAAHGSLPAEYGAHELSNPGGNYNGHIDFHLSDGLVDVVVLYLPHKTNPVIRLVRMGSHEELFQGPQG, from the coding sequence ATGTTCGAGATTAAAGTCGAGGCTCAGTTTAAGGCGGATTACAAACGGACGATGCGCATCCATCCGCAACTAAAAACCGAGTTTAAGGCGGCAGTCGCAGAGCTTGCAGCTCATGGCTCGCTTCCCGCGGAATATGGTGCCCACGAGCTTTCAAACCCGGGCGGCAATTACAACGGCCACATCGATTTCCATCTATCCGATGGCTTGGTCGATGTGGTCGTTCTTTACTTGCCGCATAAGACTAATCCTGTGATCCGGCTGGTCAGAATGGGCTCGCATGAGGAATTATTCCAGGGCCCGCAGGGCTGA
- a CDS encoding type II toxin-antitoxin system RelB/DinJ family antitoxin, whose amino-acid sequence MSTATVKPTTVRIEEGLKEQATEFLDTVGLSLNSYLNLAVRQLVNQRKIPFEIVGRVEVPNEATRRAMVIAEAHELGILPDDSPSFNNADELISFLDED is encoded by the coding sequence ATGTCTACTGCAACGGTTAAGCCTACGACGGTTCGCATCGAAGAAGGGCTCAAGGAACAGGCGACTGAGTTCTTGGATACGGTTGGCCTGAGTCTCAATTCGTATCTCAACCTTGCTGTTCGACAGCTGGTAAATCAACGAAAGATTCCTTTTGAGATCGTAGGAAGGGTGGAGGTGCCCAACGAAGCGACGAGACGCGCCATGGTGATTGCCGAGGCTCATGAGTTGGGGATTCTGCCAGACGACAGCCCGTCATTCAATAACGCTGATGAGCTCATATCATTCCTCGATGAGGACTAG
- a CDS encoding TIGR00730 family Rossman fold protein, which translates to MIKNENVEGEPAYDETYRRGPVVMRGPMIPKDNTYANLLAPEESTDWLHADPWRVLRIQAEFVDGFGALAELGPAVTIFGSARTPKTDPLYKAARTVGRKIAQRGVAVITGGGPGIMEAANRGAASVNGKSVGLGIELPHEQGLNKYVNLGMDFRYFFVRKTMFVKYSSGAIVFPGGFGTFDEMFEVLTLVQTHKVKRMPLVLVGTEYWQGLFDWLNGPVMSTGMISPLDPDLVHITDDLNEAVDIALSGLM; encoded by the coding sequence ATGATTAAGAACGAGAATGTTGAGGGCGAGCCGGCCTACGACGAGACGTACCGCCGCGGCCCCGTGGTCATGCGCGGCCCCATGATTCCTAAGGACAATACGTACGCCAACCTGCTGGCGCCCGAGGAGTCGACCGACTGGCTGCATGCTGATCCGTGGCGTGTGCTGCGCATTCAGGCAGAGTTTGTCGACGGCTTTGGCGCGCTTGCCGAGCTCGGGCCCGCGGTGACCATCTTCGGCAGCGCCCGCACGCCCAAGACCGATCCGCTCTACAAGGCGGCGCGTACCGTCGGGCGCAAGATTGCGCAACGTGGCGTGGCGGTCATCACCGGTGGCGGCCCCGGCATCATGGAAGCGGCCAACAGGGGAGCGGCGAGTGTCAACGGCAAGTCAGTTGGCCTAGGCATTGAATTGCCGCACGAGCAGGGGCTCAATAAATACGTGAACCTCGGCATGGACTTCCGCTACTTCTTTGTGCGCAAAACCATGTTCGTTAAGTACAGCTCGGGCGCCATCGTATTTCCCGGCGGCTTTGGCACGTTCGACGAGATGTTCGAGGTTCTCACGCTGGTGCAGACGCACAAGGTCAAGCGCATGCCGCTCGTGCTGGTGGGCACCGAGTACTGGCAGGGCCTATTCGACTGGCTCAACGGCCCGGTGATGAGCACCGGTATGATCAGCCCGCTCGATCCGGATCTGGTACACATTACCGACGACCTCAACGAGGCCGTTGACATTGCGCTCAGCGGGCTGATGTAG
- the tgt gene encoding tRNA guanosine(34) transglycosylase Tgt: protein MDQSLFKFDLIAEDPTTHARAGVLHTPHGDIETPIFMPVGTKANVKGIPTETVKQLGAQIVLANTYHLSMRPGEDTIAELGGLHKFMNWHGPILTDSGGFQVFSHNDAVKLTDEGVRFIVNDYDGRHVFWTPEDNMEIAMKLGSDICMQLDQCPGYPATRAYVERAVELSSMWAERCYKAHTRDDQALFGIVQGGMHLDLRLRSLRHLEECGDFPGYGIGGYSVGEDHETMFETLAPLVSEYMPKHKPRYLMGVGNPTTLVRGVGVGIDMFDCVLPTRTGRMGTAFSSEGRLNFRNARFAHDDGPIDPTCTCPVCTGGYSRALIRHMVTQKEMLGGILLSMHNIYYLLNLMQRARQAIIEGRYGAFVSDWMNSPAAVDY, encoded by the coding sequence ATGGACCAGAGCCTTTTTAAATTCGACCTGATCGCCGAGGACCCGACGACGCACGCGCGCGCTGGCGTGCTGCACACCCCGCACGGCGACATCGAGACGCCGATCTTTATGCCCGTGGGCACCAAGGCAAACGTCAAGGGTATTCCTACCGAGACCGTCAAGCAGCTCGGCGCCCAGATCGTGCTTGCCAATACCTACCACCTGTCCATGCGTCCCGGCGAGGACACCATCGCCGAGCTGGGCGGACTGCACAAGTTTATGAACTGGCACGGCCCCATCCTCACCGATTCGGGCGGTTTCCAGGTCTTCAGCCACAACGACGCCGTCAAGCTCACTGACGAGGGCGTGCGCTTTATCGTCAACGACTACGACGGCCGCCACGTGTTCTGGACGCCCGAGGACAACATGGAAATCGCCATGAAGCTCGGCTCCGACATCTGCATGCAGCTCGATCAGTGCCCCGGCTATCCTGCCACGCGCGCCTACGTCGAGCGCGCCGTGGAGCTGTCAAGCATGTGGGCCGAGCGCTGCTACAAGGCTCACACCCGCGATGACCAGGCACTCTTTGGCATCGTCCAGGGCGGCATGCATCTGGACCTGCGCCTTCGATCGCTGCGCCACCTGGAGGAGTGCGGCGACTTCCCCGGCTACGGCATCGGCGGCTACTCGGTGGGCGAGGACCACGAGACCATGTTCGAGACGCTGGCGCCGCTGGTTTCCGAGTACATGCCTAAGCACAAGCCGCGCTACCTCATGGGCGTCGGCAACCCTACCACGCTCGTGCGCGGCGTTGGCGTGGGCATCGACATGTTCGACTGCGTGCTGCCGACGCGCACCGGCCGCATGGGTACGGCGTTCTCCAGTGAGGGTCGCCTTAACTTCCGCAACGCGCGCTTTGCGCACGACGACGGCCCCATCGACCCCACCTGCACCTGCCCGGTGTGCACGGGCGGCTACAGCCGCGCGCTCATCCGCCACATGGTCACGCAGAAGGAGATGCTCGGCGGTATTCTGCTGTCGATGCACAATATCTACTACCTGCTCAACCTTATGCAGCGTGCCCGCCAGGCCATTATTGAGGGCCGCTACGGCGCGTTTGTGAGCGACTGGATGAACAGCCCTGCGGCGGTGGATTACTAA
- a CDS encoding SDR family oxidoreductase: MGLFTGKTVIVTGGGKATLKDGSAGSIGYGIDIAFAKEGANLVITGRNVAKLEAAKESLEAEYGVKVLPVQADVSAGQDNEAVVQNVIDKAIEEFGRIDAVVNNAQASASGVTIADHTMDQFNLAIYSGLYATYLYMQKAYPHLKETKGSVVNFASGAGLFGNYGQCSYAAAKEGIRGLTRVAANEWGKDGINVNIVCPLAWTAALENFQDAYPEAFKANVHMPPAGHYGDVEKEIGRVVVQLCGPDFKYMNGETVTLEGGMGQRP, encoded by the coding sequence ATGGGACTTTTCACTGGTAAGACCGTGATCGTTACCGGCGGCGGCAAGGCCACGCTTAAGGACGGCTCCGCTGGCTCCATCGGCTACGGCATCGATATCGCATTTGCCAAGGAGGGCGCGAACCTTGTCATCACTGGCCGCAACGTCGCCAAGCTCGAGGCCGCCAAGGAGTCTCTCGAGGCCGAGTACGGTGTCAAGGTTCTGCCTGTTCAGGCCGATGTCTCGGCTGGTCAGGACAACGAGGCCGTCGTCCAGAACGTCATCGACAAGGCTATTGAGGAGTTCGGCCGCATCGACGCCGTCGTCAACAATGCTCAGGCCAGCGCCTCGGGCGTGACCATTGCCGATCACACCATGGACCAGTTCAACCTCGCCATTTACTCCGGTCTGTATGCCACCTACCTGTACATGCAGAAGGCCTACCCGCACCTGAAGGAGACCAAGGGCTCCGTGGTCAACTTTGCTTCGGGCGCCGGCCTGTTTGGCAACTATGGCCAGTGCAGCTACGCCGCTGCCAAGGAGGGCATCCGCGGTCTGACCCGCGTCGCTGCCAACGAGTGGGGCAAGGACGGCATCAACGTCAATATCGTTTGCCCGCTTGCTTGGACCGCCGCGCTCGAGAACTTCCAGGATGCCTATCCCGAGGCGTTCAAGGCCAACGTCCACATGCCGCCGGCGGGTCACTACGGCGACGTCGAGAAGGAAATCGGCCGCGTTGTCGTTCAGCTCTGCGGTCCCGACTTTAAGTATATGAACGGCGAGACCGTCACCCTCGAGGGTGGCATGGGCCAGCGTCCTTAG
- a CDS encoding IS110 family transposase, translated as MKAPSTRPAAVLGLDVGKSSHWACLIDRDGEVLASAPVRNREAELDALFASAPAGTLVVVDQFRNIGSLAVRRARAAGLGVAHLPGLAASRAAGLFAGEAKTDERDAAVIARTALGVPDSLSGVPGRGEALEAARALSSQRDHVVACATRDKNRLRAVLLESCPALEAAVDLSDRRWLELLAGFGGAWGIARSGAGGPRAEAAGEAAAASTAPPPALVEAENRQVRFLAARISEALDEAGALEAETAALLEGDETYACLLTVPGIGPRTAAQLAVSVDIGRFPDHDHLASYCGIAPRVRSSGTSVRSVRASRRGDARLKSLLIFSCNSLVRSSGRYGEYYRACRARGMGHGRALKAVARKRLRAIYGLRAIYAVMRDRVPYRE; from the coding sequence GTGAAAGCGCCATCCACCAGGCCCGCGGCCGTGCTCGGCCTGGACGTCGGCAAGTCATCGCACTGGGCCTGCCTGATCGACCGCGACGGGGAGGTGCTGGCCAGCGCCCCCGTCCGCAACAGGGAGGCCGAGCTCGACGCGCTGTTCGCCTCCGCGCCCGCCGGCACGCTCGTCGTCGTCGACCAGTTCCGCAACATAGGGTCCCTCGCCGTGAGGCGGGCCCGCGCCGCGGGGCTCGGGGTCGCCCACCTGCCCGGGCTCGCCGCCAGCCGCGCCGCGGGCCTGTTCGCCGGCGAGGCCAAGACCGACGAGCGCGACGCCGCGGTGATCGCGCGGACCGCCCTGGGCGTGCCGGACTCCCTGTCGGGGGTCCCGGGCCGCGGCGAGGCCCTCGAGGCCGCCCGCGCCCTCTCGTCGCAGCGCGACCACGTCGTCGCCTGCGCGACCAGGGACAAGAACCGCCTGCGCGCGGTGCTGCTCGAGTCCTGCCCGGCCCTCGAGGCCGCGGTCGACCTGTCGGACCGGCGGTGGCTGGAGCTGCTCGCCGGGTTCGGCGGGGCGTGGGGGATCGCCCGCTCCGGGGCCGGGGGCCCGCGGGCCGAGGCCGCCGGGGAGGCCGCGGCCGCCTCCACCGCGCCCCCGCCTGCGCTCGTCGAGGCCGAGAACAGGCAGGTCAGGTTCCTGGCCGCCCGGATATCGGAGGCCCTCGACGAGGCCGGGGCCCTCGAGGCCGAGACGGCGGCGCTGCTCGAGGGCGACGAGACCTACGCGTGCCTGCTCACCGTGCCCGGCATCGGCCCGAGGACCGCGGCGCAGCTCGCGGTGTCGGTCGACATCGGGAGGTTCCCGGACCACGACCACCTGGCCTCGTACTGCGGCATAGCCCCGAGGGTGAGGAGCTCCGGAACGTCGGTGAGGTCGGTCAGGGCGTCCAGGCGCGGCGACGCGAGGCTCAAGTCCCTGCTGATCTTCTCGTGCAACAGCCTGGTGAGGTCCTCGGGGCGCTACGGCGAGTACTACCGGGCCTGCAGGGCGCGGGGCATGGGGCACGGGCGGGCGCTCAAGGCCGTCGCGAGGAAGCGGCTCAGGGCGATATACGGGCTCAGGGCGATATACGCCGTGATGCGCGACCGGGTGCCCTACCGGGAGTAG
- the queA gene encoding tRNA preQ1(34) S-adenosylmethionine ribosyltransferase-isomerase QueA, with protein sequence MRTDDFDYNLPEELIAQAPAEPRDSCRLLVVDRKGSQAGTPLEHGGTVEHCIFRDIIDYIEPGDVLVINKTRVMPARLIGRKAGSGGVVETLLLKRREDVDPLGHVWECLVKPGKRLKPGAQIEYRAGGAHAPEGAPVVLTAEVIDFVTDSRGGRLVRFEPVGCNAAGDPRTLDEAIHAAGHVPLPPYITDYEGDPEKYQTVYAMKEEHSAAAPTAGLHFTPELMAAIEAKGAKFAAVELEVGIDTFRLVEEDDPTQHVMHTERYHVSQEVVDAVHKAKAEGHRVIAVGTTAVRSLESAFDADAPVSDPAVTARYFEGREDGADTLGRGDIVARENATTQLYLMPGSTYHVVDALITNFHVPRSTLMMLVSALATRDQIMDAYAAAIEERYRFFSFGDAMLIL encoded by the coding sequence ATGCGTACCGATGATTTTGACTACAACCTTCCCGAGGAACTGATCGCCCAGGCTCCCGCCGAGCCGCGCGACTCCTGCCGCCTGCTGGTGGTGGATCGCAAGGGCTCCCAGGCGGGAACGCCGCTGGAGCATGGCGGCACCGTTGAGCACTGCATCTTCCGCGACATCATCGACTATATCGAGCCGGGCGACGTGCTCGTCATCAACAAGACGCGTGTGATGCCGGCCCGCCTGATCGGTCGCAAAGCCGGCTCGGGTGGCGTGGTCGAGACGCTGCTGCTCAAGCGCCGCGAGGATGTTGACCCGCTGGGCCATGTTTGGGAGTGCTTGGTCAAGCCGGGCAAGCGCCTGAAGCCCGGTGCCCAGATTGAGTATCGCGCCGGTGGCGCCCATGCGCCCGAGGGGGCTCCCGTGGTGCTGACGGCCGAGGTCATCGACTTTGTCACCGATAGCCGTGGTGGCCGTCTGGTGCGCTTTGAGCCGGTCGGTTGCAATGCCGCCGGCGACCCGCGCACGCTCGACGAGGCCATCCATGCGGCCGGCCACGTGCCGCTGCCGCCCTACATTACCGATTACGAGGGCGACCCCGAGAAGTACCAGACCGTCTACGCCATGAAGGAGGAGCACTCGGCTGCCGCTCCTACGGCGGGTCTGCACTTTACTCCCGAGCTCATGGCCGCTATCGAGGCCAAGGGCGCGAAGTTTGCCGCCGTCGAGCTCGAGGTGGGCATCGATACCTTCCGCTTGGTGGAGGAGGACGACCCTACGCAGCACGTCATGCACACCGAGCGCTACCACGTGTCGCAGGAGGTTGTCGACGCCGTGCATAAGGCGAAGGCCGAGGGTCATCGTGTGATCGCCGTCGGCACCACCGCGGTGCGCTCGCTCGAGAGTGCGTTTGACGCGGACGCGCCGGTGTCCGATCCGGCTGTGACGGCGCGCTATTTTGAAGGCCGCGAGGACGGTGCCGACACGCTCGGCCGCGGCGACATCGTGGCGCGCGAGAACGCCACGACGCAGCTTTACCTCATGCCCGGCTCGACCTATCACGTGGTCGACGCGCTGATCACGAACTTCCACGTGCCGCGCTCCACGCTCATGATGCTCGTAAGCGCGCTTGCCACCCGCGACCAGATCATGGATGCCTACGCCGCTGCTATCGAAGAGCGCTACCGCTTCTTCAGCTTTGGCGACGCGATGCTCATTCTGTAG
- a CDS encoding epoxyqueuosine reductase QueH, with protein MKPLLLHACCAPCSLEPVRLLREEGFEPTICWTNPNIQPRDEWQRRLDELRRWCADGDIELIEAGEDRERWETGVAPLGADRPRRCRVCYALRLAEACRVAQERGFEYVGTTLAVSPYQLFDTCNDVLERLAAARGLTPVIRDFRPYYPEATRRSRELGMYRQNYCGCRFSAVEAAMDRARIRDERKAAKK; from the coding sequence ATGAAGCCGTTGTTGCTGCATGCTTGTTGCGCGCCATGCTCGCTTGAGCCGGTTCGCCTGCTGCGCGAGGAGGGGTTTGAGCCCACGATTTGCTGGACCAATCCCAATATTCAGCCGCGCGATGAATGGCAGCGTCGTTTGGACGAGCTGCGCCGGTGGTGTGCCGACGGCGACATCGAGCTCATCGAGGCCGGGGAGGACCGCGAACGCTGGGAGACCGGCGTGGCCCCGTTGGGTGCCGATCGTCCCCGTCGCTGTCGCGTGTGCTATGCCTTGCGCTTGGCCGAGGCATGCCGCGTTGCCCAGGAGCGCGGGTTTGAATATGTGGGTACGACGCTCGCCGTCTCGCCGTACCAGCTGTTCGACACCTGCAATGACGTACTCGAGCGCCTGGCGGCGGCACGTGGGCTTACCCCGGTGATCCGCGATTTTCGCCCGTATTATCCCGAGGCTACGCGCCGTTCGCGCGAACTGGGCATGTATCGACAGAACTACTGCGGCTGCCGCTTTTCTGCCGTCGAGGCGGCCATGGACCGCGCTCGCATTCGCGACGAGCGCAAGGCTGCCAAAAAGTAG
- a CDS encoding DUF3267 domain-containing protein encodes MNEISNIHAFEDEDFLHACFVWGMVVVGVFAVCLVPVFMLLGGPADLDAAEAGGWTTVVGWIVGVAAVSAASFAVHELVHAVFFKLLAPAGAQVTFGANRETAMIYACAEGVVYSRRRYMAICLAPTVALTVAFALGFAFSGYPLLCYLAAGLHLSGCVGDWYYVRTILRDRRIVACEDTSFGVRFFG; translated from the coding sequence ATGAATGAGATTTCCAACATACATGCGTTTGAGGACGAGGATTTTCTGCACGCTTGCTTCGTGTGGGGGATGGTCGTAGTCGGCGTGTTTGCCGTGTGCTTGGTGCCGGTGTTTATGCTGCTGGGCGGGCCTGCAGACTTGGACGCGGCTGAGGCGGGCGGCTGGACCACCGTCGTGGGCTGGATAGTCGGTGTGGCTGCGGTTTCTGCAGCGTCGTTTGCTGTGCACGAGCTGGTGCATGCGGTGTTTTTTAAGCTGCTGGCGCCTGCGGGCGCGCAGGTGACCTTTGGGGCGAATCGCGAGACGGCGATGATCTATGCCTGCGCCGAGGGCGTTGTGTATTCGCGTCGGCGGTACATGGCCATTTGCCTGGCGCCCACGGTTGCTTTGACGGTGGCGTTTGCCCTGGGGTTTGCGTTCTCGGGCTATCCGCTGCTGTGCTACCTGGCGGCTGGTCTGCACTTGTCTGGCTGCGTGGGCGATTGGTATTACGTGCGGACCATCCTGCGCGACCGCCGCATTGTCGCCTGCGAGGATACGTCCTTTGGCGTGCGCTTTTTCGGGTGA